From one Lycium ferocissimum isolate CSIRO_LF1 chromosome 5, AGI_CSIRO_Lferr_CH_V1, whole genome shotgun sequence genomic stretch:
- the LOC132058220 gene encoding arabinogalactan O-methyltransferase 2 — translation MPPSEIAFPLLHFSPKTRLKKTLLHKYYRVMKFTKRNIIPLLVFILSFASILRLIKISVITSYSSPIFSVLSPAEYRPHLLTEKEINFLYDIVSRKSPGNILVFGLETQYSSQISTINSGGFTVFLEDNLAKINANNSASNTNSTRIHRIEYQTVARDAYKHLKHARQNQKHCYISSRKCKFMSLVTKVPKEVYKVKWDLLIVDGPDGDKPESPGRMAAIYIAGVLARRSKKKKGTHVLVHDVDRMIEMWFSWEFLCDTNLVSSKGKFWDFNILAKPNATTFCPT, via the coding sequence ATGCCCCCTTCTGAAATTGCTTTCCCTCTGCTTCATTTTTCACCTAAAACTCGTCTAAAAAAGACCCTTTTACACAAGTACTACAGAGTTATGAAATTTACCAAAAGAAATATCATCCCACTTCTTGTTTTCATCTTATCATTTGCTTCAATACTCAGACTTATCAAGATTTCTGTAATCACTTCATattcttctccaattttttccGTCTTGTCTCCAGCTGAATACCGCCCTCATCTCCTCACGGAGAAAGAAATCAATTTTCTCTATGATATTGTATCCCGAAAATCCCCTGGCAACATTCTTGTTTTCGGGCTTGAAACACAATACTCTTCTCAAATTTCGACCATCAACAGCGGTGGATTCACTGTCTTCCTTGAAGACAACCTCGCAAAGATCAATGCTAACAATTCCGCGAGTAATACAAATAGTACTCGAATTCACAGAATCGAGTATCAAACAGTTGCTAGAGATGCTTACAAGCATTTGAAACACGCTAGACAAAACCAAAAACACTGCTACATTTCATCAAGAAAGTGCAAATTTATGTCACTTGTGACAAAAGTTCCTAAAGAAGTGTACAAAGTGAAGTGGGATTTGCTGATTGTGGATGGACCAGATGGGGATAAGCCAGAATCACCAGGAAGAATGGCTGCAATTTATATTGCTGGTGTGTTAGcaagaagaagcaaaaagaaaaaagggactCATGTGTTGGTACATGATGTTGATAGAATGATTGAGATGTGGTTTTCTTGGGAATTCTTGTGTGACACTAATTTGGTTTCTTCTAAAGGGAAATTCTGGGATTTTAACATACTAGCAAAACCAAATGCCACCACATTTTGTCCCACATAA
- the LOC132056085 gene encoding DNA-directed RNA polymerases IV and V subunit 2-like: MTISDITEEVGCSSGKEKLSNGSARMDFDIDGLFEVGDDDWDDDEEEDEDEDDDLDVVSIKELGESFLKTFCKKASTGFFEKYGLISHQINSYNDFINYGIQRVFASVGEIHVEPGYDPSKRGEGDWKHASIKFGKVSLERPKFWAGEKFSVDGGKEYLDLWPRHALLQNMTYSARIMVETHVQVYTKKLVRSDKFKTGVERFVDKELEMEDKRDVLVGRIPVMVNSELCWMNGADKPDCEFDHGGYFIVKGAEKTFIAQEQICLKRLWVYSNPTWMVGYRPGDKRKRIYIKLTETLKIEHIKGGEKALSVYFLAEMPIWILFFALGVSSDREVVNLIDVDIEDSNIVNILMASIHEADKNCEDFRKGKKALAYVDRLIKSCKFPPQESVEQCIKEYLFPNLSGFKQKARFLGYMVKCLLHSFIGRRKVDNRDDFRNKRLELAGELLERELRAHIKHAERRMVKAMQRDLYGDRQVQPIEHYLDASIITNGLSRAFSTGHWCHAYKRMERVSGVVATLRRTNPLQMTADMRKTRQQVTYTGKVGDARYPHPSHWGKVCFLSTPDGENCGLVKNLASMGLVSTTILKPLLETLFRCGMQKLVDDSATSLHGKQKVLLDGEWVGVCEDSALFVSKLRRKRRRNEVPHQVEVKRDELQGEIRIFSDAGRILRPLLVVSNLKKIKALKGGDYGFQALLDNGIIELIGPEEEEDCRTAWGVDYVLKADKENPPAKYTHCELDMSFLLGLSCGIIPFANHDHARRVLYQSEKHSQQAIGFSTVNPNNRVDTNTHQLYYPQRPLFRTMLSDSLGKPKNARHQKGMLPRPEYYNGQCAIVAVNVHLGYNQEDSLVMNRASLERGMFRSEHVRSYKAEVDNKEAVAKKLKVEDSVNFGKTQSKIGRVDSLDDDGFPFIGANLQSGDIIIGKFAESGADHSVKLKHTERGMVQKVLLSANDEGKNFAVVSLRQVRSPCLGDKFSSMHGQKGVLGFLESQENFPFTVQGIVPDIVINPHAFPSRQTPGQLLEASLGKGIALGGGQKYATPFSTLSVDAIMEQLHGRGFSRWGNERVYNGRTGEMVNSLIFMGPTFYQRLIHMAEDKVKFRNTGPVHPLTRQPVADRKRFGGIKFGEMERDCLIAHGAAANLHERLFTLSDSSQMHICGKCKNMANVIQRSVQGGKVRGPFCRFCESVEDIVKVNVPYGAKLLCQELFSMGISLKFDTEIC; encoded by the exons ATGACAATTTCTGATATCACGGAAGAAGTGGGATGTAGTAGTGGTAAAGAGAAGTTATCCAATGGATCAGCAAGGATGGATTTTGATATAGATGGTCTTTTTGAAGTAGGTGATGATGATTGGGACGATGATGAGGAAGAAGATgaggatgaggatgatgatCTTGATGTGGTTTCAATAAAAGAGCTGGGTGaaagtttcttgaaaacctTCTGTAAAAAGGCATCAACTGGTTTTTTTGAGAAGTATGGTTTAATCAGTCACCAGATTAATTCATATAATGACTTCATCAACTATGGAATCCAAAGGGTGTTTGCCTCGGTTGGGGAGATCCATGTTGAGCCAGGTTATGATCCATCAAAGAGAGGTGAAGGTGATTGGAAGCACGCTTCTATAAAGTTTGGGAAAGTAAGCCTTGAGCGGCCGAAGTTTTGGGCAGGGGAGAAGTTCTCTGTGGACGGTGGGAAAGAGTACCTGGATTTGTGGCCACGGCATGCTCTCCTTCAGAACATGACTTATTCTGCTAGAATTATGGTTGAAACTCATGTTCAG GTGTATACAAAAAAGCTAGTTAGAAGTGACAAGTTCAAAACTGGGGTAGAACGATTTGTTGACAAGGAGTTGGAGATGGAAGATAAAAGAGATGTCTTGGTTGGGAGAATCCCTGTGATGGTGAACTCAGAGTTGTGCTGGATGAATGGTGCTGACAAGCCTGATTGTGAATTTGATCATGGGGGATACTTCATAGTCAAAGGGGCTGAAAAG ACCTTCATTGCACAGGAGCAGATTTGTTTAAAAAGACTCTGGGTGTATAGCAATCCCACTTGGATGGTTGGATATCGCCCTGGTGATAAAAGGAAGAGAATCTACATTAAACTGACTGAGACCTTGAAGATTGAGCACATCAAGGGAGGAGAAAAAGCCCTCAGTGTGTACTTCCTGGCAGAAATGCCAATTTGGATCTTGTTTTTTGCTCTAGGTGTATCCTCTGACAGGGAGGTAGTAAATTTAATAGatgtggatattgaagatagtAATATCGTCAATATACTAATGGCTTCAATCCATGAGGCTGATAAGAATTGTGAGGATTTCAGGAAAGGGAAAAAGGCTCTTGCTTATGTTGATAGACTTATAAAGAGCTGTAAATTTCCACCTCAAGAATCTGTTGAGCAGTGCATAAAAGAATACCTGTTCCCTAATCTTAGTGGTTTCAAGCAGAAGGCTCGCTTCCTTGGCTATATGGTAAAGTGCCTGTTGCACTCTTTCATTGGTCGCAGAAAGGTTGACAACAGAGATGATTTTCGAAACAAGCGATTGGAGCTGGCTGGTGAGCTTCTTGAACGGGAGCTCAGGGCGCACATTAAACATGCTGAAAGGCGTATGGTGAAGGCAATGCAAAGAGATCTTTATGGAGATCGACAAGTGCAGCCAATTGAGCACTATTTGGATGCATCAATAATCACCAATGGTCTCTCCAGGGCTTTTTCCACTGGACATTGGTGTCACGCTTACAAGAGAATGGAGAGGGTTTCTGGTGTAGTTGCAACTCTTAGACGAACAAATCCATTGCAAATGACTGCTGATATGAGGAAAACGCGTCAGCAGGTTACATACACCGGGAAGGTTGGCGATGCTAGATACCC ACATCCTTCACACTGGGGAAAGGTATGTTTTCTCTCTACCCCAGATGGTGAAAATTGTGGCCTGGTAAAAAATTTGGCTAGTATGGGTCTTGTCAGCACAACTATTTTGAAACCACTTCTTGAGACATTGTTCCGGTGTGGGATGCAAAAGTTAGTAGACGATAGTGCCACCTCACTCCACGGAAAGCAAAAGGTACTACTAGATGGGGAGTGGGTTGGAGTATGTGAAGATTCTGCACTCTTCGTTTCAAAGCTAAGACGTAAGCGCCGCAGGAATGAAGTACCACACCAG GTTGAAGTTAAGAGAGATGAGCTGCAGGGTGAAATTCGCATATTTTCTGATGCGGGGAGGATTCTGCGCCCTCTTCTTGTTGTTTCAAATCTAAAGAAAATCAAAGCCCTGAAAGGGGGAGATTATGGCTTCCAAGCTCTTCTGGACAATGGGATTATTGAGCTCATAGGacctgaagaagaagaagactgtCGAACTGCATGGGGAGTTGATTACGTCTTGAAAGCAGATAAAGAGAACCCACCCGCAAAGTATACCCATTGTGAGCTGGACATGTCATTTCTGTTGGGCTTGAGCTGTGGTATTATCCCATTTGCAAACCATGATCATGCTAGGAGGGTCCTCTACCAATCAGAGAAGCACTCTCAACAGGCAATTGGGTTTTCAACCGTGAATCCGAACAATAGAGTTGATACGAATACCCATCAATTATATTATCCTCAGAGGCCACTTTTCCGGACAATGTTGTCAGATTCCCTTGGGAAACCAAAAAATGCTCGTCACCAGAAAGGAATGCTTCCGCGGCCTGAATACTACAATGGGCAATGTGCTATTGTCGCAGTAAATGTTCACCTTGGCTATAACCAAGAAGATTCATTGGTTATGAATCGTGCTTCACTGGAGCGTGGAATGTTTCGATCGGAGCATGTTAGGAGCTACAAGGCTGAGGTCGATAATAAGGAAGCTGTTGCTAAGAAGCTAAAGGTTGAGGACTCTGTTAACTTTGGGAAAACCCAGAGTAAAATTGGACGAGTGGACAGCCTGGATGATGATGGTTTTCCATTCATTGGGGCAAATCTCCAGAGCGGAGATATTATAATTGGGAAATTTGCTGAATCAGGGGCTGATCACAGTGTCAAGCTGAAGCACACGGAAAGGGGTATGGTTCAGAAGGTTTTGCTCTCTGCTAATGATGAAGGGAAGAATTTTGCTGTTGTATCTCTCAGACAA GTTCGTTCTCCATGTCTTGGAGACAAGTTCTCTAGCATGCATGGACAAAAGGGTGTCCTTGGATTTCTGGAATCTCAGGAGAACTTTCCTTTTACAGTTCAGGGGATTGTTCCAGATATTGTAATCAATCCCCATGCATTTCCTTCAAGGCAAACTCCTGGTCAGCTGCTGGAAGCTTCTTTGGGGAAGGGCATTGCCCTAGGTGGTGGTCAAAAATATGCCACTCCCTTCTCCACTTTATCAGTTGATGCCATAATGGAGCAGCTTCATGG GCGAGGATTCTCCAGATGGGGAAATGAGAGAGTTTACAACGGCCGGACTGGTGAAATGGTTAATTCCCTAATTTTCATGGGACCAACATTCTATCAACGCCTCATCCATATGGCTGAAGACAAGGTGAAATTCCGTAACACTGGGCCTGTCCATCCCCTTACTCGCCAACCTGTGGCAGACAGAAAacgttttggtggaattaagtTTGGTGAAATGGAACGCGACTGTCTTATAGCTCATGGTGCTGCAGCAAATCTGCATGAACGCCTTTTCACACTCAGTGACTCCTCCCAGATGCACATCTGTGGTAAGTGCAAGAACATGGCAAATGTAATCCAGAGATCTGTGCAAGGTGGTAAGGTAAGGGGTCCGTTTTGCCGGTTCTGTGAATCAGTTGAAGATATAGTGAAAGTTAATGTGCCATATGGGGCAAAGTTGCTGTGCCAGGAGCTCTTCAGCATGGGCATATCTCTCAAGTTTGACACTGAGATTTGCTAA